A genome region from Anopheles stephensi strain Indian chromosome 2, UCI_ANSTEP_V1.0, whole genome shotgun sequence includes the following:
- the LOC118505868 gene encoding neuropeptide-like precursor 1 isoform X1 encodes MVMLMMMLRSEMVLPPKLFFVRAFMLLFLVFQDVNAQSYESRRLKPCELESLLRDLTYPEEGYEMHAVALRNQLRHILERDPSENYQALDDSAEMSRSGPYEDKRSYRSLLRDGPVFGKRNVGALARAGLLRNQPEYLKRSLATLAKNGQLPSRDTDSEDTTPDSEWSEDKRNVVSALKSGYMLNGKRNIASLARKYELPGKRNIQSLLRTGMLPSIAPKRNIQSLARENALAGYGSVDKRNIQTLVRDWSLPKQHNKLSEGSSSTGDNEKRNIQSLKNSQGGGRKKRSLYYDELEESSPEVLEPVYQTAPLDYEELMEAMVQTYPLYSTDNHLEEKRFLGLRRSEDTTNYGDDRTDADLPLRSTPLVVKRHLASIVRSGWTPSFRPSRGNRFSRAGRARSNFTPDPSHYDNQPAAYVDNAFMDTEAPLVGELQGYSPRGALRRPELPRYTGEAYASHPYAQEEFSERVNPFYTDDEYRCANRLRKLLYYLKKQYYLDNKYIQATYGRNSGYYK; translated from the exons ATGgtcatgctgatgatgatgctgcggAGTGAAATGGTTTTACCGCCAAAGCTGTTTTTCGTTCGCGCGTTCATGCTGCTGTTCTTAGTTTTTCAAGAT gtcaatgccCAAAGCTATGAAAGCCGCCGTTTGAAACCGTGTGAACTAGAGTCGCTGCTCCGGGACCTAACCTACCCGGAAGAGGGATACGAAATGCATGCCGTTGCACTGCGTAACCAGCTGCGCCATATTTTGGAGCGTGATCCTTCGGAGAATTATCAAGCACTCGATGATAGCGCGGAAATGAGCCGTAGTGGCCCGTACGAAGACAAGCGCTCGTATCGGTCACTGTTGCGTGACGGACCCGTCTTCGGCAAACGAAATGTGGGCGCACTGGCACGGGCGGGACTGCTGCGAAACCAACCGGAATACCTCAAACGAAGCTTGGCAACGTTGGCCAAAAATGGACAGCTACCGTCGCGTGACACCGATTCGGAGGATACAACACCTGACAGCGAGTGGAGCGAGGATAAGCGTAATGTCGTGTCGGCGCTAAAATCGGGCTACATGCTCAATGGCAAGCGTAACATTGCTTCGTTGGCCAGAAAGTATGAGCTGCCGGGCAAGCGTAACATTCAATCGCTGCTACGCACGGGAATGCTTCCGTCAATTGCCCCGAAACGTAACATCCAATCGTTGGCACGCGAAAATGCGCTGGCCGGATATGGAAGTGTCGATAAGCGAAACATTCAGACGCTGGTGCGCGACTGGAGCTTACCGAAGCAGCATAATAAGCTTTCCGAGGGCAGCAGTTCAACAGGTGATAATG AGAAACGTAACATTCAATCGCTAAAGAACTCACAGGGCGGTGGACGCAAAAAGCGCTCGCTGTACTACGACGAGCTGGAGGAGAGCAGCCCGGAAGTGTTGGAACCAGTGTATCAAACGGCCCCATTGGACTACGAGGAGCTGATGGAAGCGATGGTGCAAACATATCCTCTCTACAGTACCGACAATCATCTTGAAGAGAAACGATTCCTCG GCCTCAGAAGAAGCGAAGACACCACCAATTATGGAGATGACAGAACGGACGCGGATCTGCCGTTGCGAAGCACGCCGCTCGTCGTAAAGCGCCACCTTGCCTCGATAGTACGGTCCGGCTGGACACCATCGTTCCGGCCATCGCGTGGAAATCGCTTCAGTCGGGCCGGCAGGGCGAG GTCGAATTTTACTCCCGACCCGAGCCACTACGACAACCAACCAGCGGCGTATGTAGACAATGCATTCATGGATACCGAGGCACCGTTAGTTGGGGAGCTCCAGGGCTACAGTCCACGTGGGGCGCTGCGCCGCCCCGAGTTGCCGCGCTACACTGGCGAGGCCTACGCGAGTCACCCGTACGCGCAGGAAGAGTTCAGTGAACGTGTGAATCCTTTCTACACGGACGACGAGTACCGTTGCGCCAACCGGCTCCGTAAGTTACTTTACTATCTGAAGAAACAGTATTACCTTGACAATAAGTACATTCAAGCCACCTATGGCCGGAATTCGGGTTATTATAAGTAA
- the LOC118505868 gene encoding neuropeptide-like 1 isoform X3 has translation MVMLMMMLRSEMVLPPKLFFVRAFMLLFLVFQDVNAQSYESRRLKPCELESLLRDLTYPEEGYEMHAVALRNQLRHILERDPSENYQALDDSAEMSRSGPYEDKRSYRSLLRDGPVFGKRNVGALARAGLLRNQPEYLKRSLATLAKNGQLPSRDTDSEDTTPDSEWSEDKRNVVSALKSGYMLNGKRNIASLARKYELPGKRNIQSLLRTGMLPSIAPKRNIQSLARENALAGYGSVDKRNIQTLVRDWSLPKQHNKLSEGSSSTGDNEKRNIQSLKNSQGGGRKKRSLYYDELEESSPEVLEPVYQTAPLDYEELMEAMVQTYPLYSTDNHLEEKRFLARPRSRSNFTPDPSHYDNQPAAYVDNAFMDTEAPLVGELQGYSPRGALRRPELPRYTGEAYASHPYAQEEFSERVNPFYTDDEYRCANRLRKLLYYLKKQYYLDNKYIQATYGRNSGYYK, from the exons ATGgtcatgctgatgatgatgctgcggAGTGAAATGGTTTTACCGCCAAAGCTGTTTTTCGTTCGCGCGTTCATGCTGCTGTTCTTAGTTTTTCAAGAT gtcaatgccCAAAGCTATGAAAGCCGCCGTTTGAAACCGTGTGAACTAGAGTCGCTGCTCCGGGACCTAACCTACCCGGAAGAGGGATACGAAATGCATGCCGTTGCACTGCGTAACCAGCTGCGCCATATTTTGGAGCGTGATCCTTCGGAGAATTATCAAGCACTCGATGATAGCGCGGAAATGAGCCGTAGTGGCCCGTACGAAGACAAGCGCTCGTATCGGTCACTGTTGCGTGACGGACCCGTCTTCGGCAAACGAAATGTGGGCGCACTGGCACGGGCGGGACTGCTGCGAAACCAACCGGAATACCTCAAACGAAGCTTGGCAACGTTGGCCAAAAATGGACAGCTACCGTCGCGTGACACCGATTCGGAGGATACAACACCTGACAGCGAGTGGAGCGAGGATAAGCGTAATGTCGTGTCGGCGCTAAAATCGGGCTACATGCTCAATGGCAAGCGTAACATTGCTTCGTTGGCCAGAAAGTATGAGCTGCCGGGCAAGCGTAACATTCAATCGCTGCTACGCACGGGAATGCTTCCGTCAATTGCCCCGAAACGTAACATCCAATCGTTGGCACGCGAAAATGCGCTGGCCGGATATGGAAGTGTCGATAAGCGAAACATTCAGACGCTGGTGCGCGACTGGAGCTTACCGAAGCAGCATAATAAGCTTTCCGAGGGCAGCAGTTCAACAGGTGATAATG AGAAACGTAACATTCAATCGCTAAAGAACTCACAGGGCGGTGGACGCAAAAAGCGCTCGCTGTACTACGACGAGCTGGAGGAGAGCAGCCCGGAAGTGTTGGAACCAGTGTATCAAACGGCCCCATTGGACTACGAGGAGCTGATGGAAGCGATGGTGCAAACATATCCTCTCTACAGTACCGACAATCATCTTGAAGAGAAACGATTCCTCG CACGACCTCGAAGCAG GTCGAATTTTACTCCCGACCCGAGCCACTACGACAACCAACCAGCGGCGTATGTAGACAATGCATTCATGGATACCGAGGCACCGTTAGTTGGGGAGCTCCAGGGCTACAGTCCACGTGGGGCGCTGCGCCGCCCCGAGTTGCCGCGCTACACTGGCGAGGCCTACGCGAGTCACCCGTACGCGCAGGAAGAGTTCAGTGAACGTGTGAATCCTTTCTACACGGACGACGAGTACCGTTGCGCCAACCGGCTCCGTAAGTTACTTTACTATCTGAAGAAACAGTATTACCTTGACAATAAGTACATTCAAGCCACCTATGGCCGGAATTCGGGTTATTATAAGTAA
- the LOC118505868 gene encoding neuropeptide-like 1 isoform X2 produces the protein MVMLMMMLRSEMVLPPKLFFVRAFMLLFLVFQDVNAQSYESRRLKPCELESLLRDLTYPEEGYEMHAVALRNQLRHILERDPSENYQALDDSAEMSRSGPYEDKRSYRSLLRDGPVFGKRNVGALARAGLLRNQPEYLKRSLATLAKNGQLPSRDTDSEDTTPDSEWSEDKRNVVSALKSGYMLNGKRNIASLARKYELPGKRNIQSLLRTGMLPSIAPKRNIQSLARENALAGYGSVDKRNIQTLVRDWSLPKQHNKLSEGSSSTGDNEKRNIQSLKNSQGGGRKKRSLYYDELEESSPEVLEPVYQTAPLDYEELMEAMVQTYPLYSTDNHLEEKRFLGLRRSEDTTNYGDDRTDADLPLRSTPLVVKRHLASIVRSGWTPSFRPSRGNRFSRAGRARSHIVEFYSRPEPLRQPTSGVCRQCIHGYRGTVSWGAPGLQSTWGAAPPRVAALHWRGLRESPVRAGRVQ, from the exons ATGgtcatgctgatgatgatgctgcggAGTGAAATGGTTTTACCGCCAAAGCTGTTTTTCGTTCGCGCGTTCATGCTGCTGTTCTTAGTTTTTCAAGAT gtcaatgccCAAAGCTATGAAAGCCGCCGTTTGAAACCGTGTGAACTAGAGTCGCTGCTCCGGGACCTAACCTACCCGGAAGAGGGATACGAAATGCATGCCGTTGCACTGCGTAACCAGCTGCGCCATATTTTGGAGCGTGATCCTTCGGAGAATTATCAAGCACTCGATGATAGCGCGGAAATGAGCCGTAGTGGCCCGTACGAAGACAAGCGCTCGTATCGGTCACTGTTGCGTGACGGACCCGTCTTCGGCAAACGAAATGTGGGCGCACTGGCACGGGCGGGACTGCTGCGAAACCAACCGGAATACCTCAAACGAAGCTTGGCAACGTTGGCCAAAAATGGACAGCTACCGTCGCGTGACACCGATTCGGAGGATACAACACCTGACAGCGAGTGGAGCGAGGATAAGCGTAATGTCGTGTCGGCGCTAAAATCGGGCTACATGCTCAATGGCAAGCGTAACATTGCTTCGTTGGCCAGAAAGTATGAGCTGCCGGGCAAGCGTAACATTCAATCGCTGCTACGCACGGGAATGCTTCCGTCAATTGCCCCGAAACGTAACATCCAATCGTTGGCACGCGAAAATGCGCTGGCCGGATATGGAAGTGTCGATAAGCGAAACATTCAGACGCTGGTGCGCGACTGGAGCTTACCGAAGCAGCATAATAAGCTTTCCGAGGGCAGCAGTTCAACAGGTGATAATG AGAAACGTAACATTCAATCGCTAAAGAACTCACAGGGCGGTGGACGCAAAAAGCGCTCGCTGTACTACGACGAGCTGGAGGAGAGCAGCCCGGAAGTGTTGGAACCAGTGTATCAAACGGCCCCATTGGACTACGAGGAGCTGATGGAAGCGATGGTGCAAACATATCCTCTCTACAGTACCGACAATCATCTTGAAGAGAAACGATTCCTCG GCCTCAGAAGAAGCGAAGACACCACCAATTATGGAGATGACAGAACGGACGCGGATCTGCCGTTGCGAAGCACGCCGCTCGTCGTAAAGCGCCACCTTGCCTCGATAGTACGGTCCGGCTGGACACCATCGTTCCGGCCATCGCGTGGAAATCGCTTCAGTCGGGCCGGCAGGGCGAGGTCTCACATA GTCGAATTTTACTCCCGACCCGAGCCACTACGACAACCAACCAGCGGCGTATGTAGACAATGCATTCATGGATACCGAGGCACCGTTAGTTGGGGAGCTCCAGGGCTACAGTCCACGTGGGGCGCTGCGCCGCCCCGAGTTGCCGCGCTACACTGGCGAGGCCTACGCGAGTCACCCGTACGCGCAGGAAGAGTTCAGTGA
- the LOC118505868 gene encoding neuropeptide-like 1 isoform X4: MVMLMMMLRSEMVLPPKLFFVRAFMLLFLVFQDVNAQSYESRRLKPCELESLLRDLTYPEEGYEMHAVALRNQLRHILERDPSENYQALDDSAEMSRSGPYEDKRSYRSLLRDGPVFGKRNVGALARAGLLRNQPEYLKRSLATLAKNGQLPSRDTDSEDTTPDSEWSEDKRNVVSALKSGYMLNGKRNIASLARKYELPGKRNIQSLLRTGMLPSIAPKRNIQSLARENALAGYGSVDKRNIQTLVRDWSLPKQHNKLSEGSSSTGDNEKRNIQSLKNSQGGGRKKRSLYYDELEESSPEVLEPVYQTAPLDYEELMEAMVQTYPLYSTDNHLEEKRFLGRILLPTRATTTTNQRRM; encoded by the exons ATGgtcatgctgatgatgatgctgcggAGTGAAATGGTTTTACCGCCAAAGCTGTTTTTCGTTCGCGCGTTCATGCTGCTGTTCTTAGTTTTTCAAGAT gtcaatgccCAAAGCTATGAAAGCCGCCGTTTGAAACCGTGTGAACTAGAGTCGCTGCTCCGGGACCTAACCTACCCGGAAGAGGGATACGAAATGCATGCCGTTGCACTGCGTAACCAGCTGCGCCATATTTTGGAGCGTGATCCTTCGGAGAATTATCAAGCACTCGATGATAGCGCGGAAATGAGCCGTAGTGGCCCGTACGAAGACAAGCGCTCGTATCGGTCACTGTTGCGTGACGGACCCGTCTTCGGCAAACGAAATGTGGGCGCACTGGCACGGGCGGGACTGCTGCGAAACCAACCGGAATACCTCAAACGAAGCTTGGCAACGTTGGCCAAAAATGGACAGCTACCGTCGCGTGACACCGATTCGGAGGATACAACACCTGACAGCGAGTGGAGCGAGGATAAGCGTAATGTCGTGTCGGCGCTAAAATCGGGCTACATGCTCAATGGCAAGCGTAACATTGCTTCGTTGGCCAGAAAGTATGAGCTGCCGGGCAAGCGTAACATTCAATCGCTGCTACGCACGGGAATGCTTCCGTCAATTGCCCCGAAACGTAACATCCAATCGTTGGCACGCGAAAATGCGCTGGCCGGATATGGAAGTGTCGATAAGCGAAACATTCAGACGCTGGTGCGCGACTGGAGCTTACCGAAGCAGCATAATAAGCTTTCCGAGGGCAGCAGTTCAACAGGTGATAATG AGAAACGTAACATTCAATCGCTAAAGAACTCACAGGGCGGTGGACGCAAAAAGCGCTCGCTGTACTACGACGAGCTGGAGGAGAGCAGCCCGGAAGTGTTGGAACCAGTGTATCAAACGGCCCCATTGGACTACGAGGAGCTGATGGAAGCGATGGTGCAAACATATCCTCTCTACAGTACCGACAATCATCTTGAAGAGAAACGATTCCTCG GTCGAATTTTACTCCCGACCCGAGCCACTACGACAACCAACCAGCGGCGTATGTAG
- the LOC118505872 gene encoding uncharacterized protein LOC118505872: MLQLRTTLKLCYFLFCGLGLLQAADSSPVLVLVANGSDITINFPGENNNNRVFSIVSSSGNNNPSMLDWIGGNGANKAPSITLGSSNAPALSPNANDGGSDEEENAAAPSNHYPRAMGPQGLNAYDEIDGILPLVTAVTPKIGTNVTASAAASVDTTDKVIAAPA; encoded by the exons ATGCTTCAGCTTCGGACAACGCTCAAACTGTGCTACTTCCTATTCTGCGGCCTGGGTTTG TTGCAGGCAGCCGACAGCTCGCCCGTACTGGTGCTGGTCGCGAATGGAAGTGACATCACGATCAATTTCCCCggagaaaacaataacaaccgTGTGTTTAGCATCGTCAGTAGCTCGGGCAACAACAACCCATCTATGCTGGACTGGATCGGTGGTAATGGGGCGAACAAAGCACCCTCCATAACGCTGGGCAGCTCGAACGCACCTGCCCTGTCCCCGAATGCCAATGACGGCGGAAGCGATGAAGAAGAGAATGCTGCAGCACCCTCAAATCATTACCCCCGAGCGATGGGCCCGCAAGGATTGAACGCGTACGACGAAATCGACGGTATACTTCCGCTGGTAACGGCCGTAACCCCTAAAATTGGGACCAATGTCACCGCAAGCGCTGCTGCATCCGTGGACACCACTGATAAGGTGATAGCGGCACCAGCTTGA
- the LOC118505869 gene encoding uncharacterized protein LOC118505869: MLIRTGFLLIAVVLSRTVADLEVSEETESSTDELGVGVLGTLVNVSASQLQRQSTITGLCDGVKQLVCDTCNSFRVCLGSELGATVACPTDQPYCNYGTTSDYCSSAPIPNVCTEGTENVPVTCSAVGILPDASNCRIYHGCTTIGQSSSIYRCPAGYAFNPALELCGLENVFSRCVKMQCTASFVGHVRYGLSQRFYGLCDGTGQAPLVYKCPNRSNFAFITGSTFGECAYVCPGQGNYPNSNNPKAYFQCFWANRRLRYNLVLCPGDLTFNSRLQYCV; encoded by the exons ATGCTTATTAGAACGGGTTTCCTCTTGATCGCTGTGGTCCTATCGCGTACCGTTGCTGACTTAGAAGTGAGCGAAGAGACCGAGAGTAGCACTGATGAGCTAGGTGTAGGTGTACTCGGTACATTGGTTAACGTATCGGCCAGCCAACTGCAACGCCAGTCAACTATTACCGGTTTGTGCGACGGTGTAAAACAGCTAGTATGTGATACATGCAACTCATTTCGCGTCTGCTTGGGTTCGGAGCTTGGCGCAACAGTCGCATGCCCCACTGACCAGCCGTACTGTAACTACGGGACCACCTCAGACTATTGTTCCAGTGCTCCAATACCAAATGTATGCACTGAAGGTACAGAAAACGTTCCAGTTACATGCTCAGCTGTCGGAATCTTACCAG ATGCTAGCAACTGTCGTATCTACCATGGATGCACCACCATTGGGCAGAGCTCGTCAATTTACAGATGCCCTGCTGGATACGCGTTTAATCCTGCCCTGGAGCTGTGCGGTTTGGAGAATGTGTTTTCACGCTGCGTCAAGATGCAATGTACTGCTAGCTTCGTTGGCCATGTACGATACGGGTTATCACAGCGGTTCTACGGCTTGTGTGATGGTACAGGACAAGCTCCCCTTGTTTATAAATGCCCGAACAGATCCAACTTTGCTTTCATCACCGGTTCCACATTTGGCgagtgtgcgtatgtgtgtccTGGACAGGGGAACTACCCCAACAGTAACAATCCCAAGGCATACTTTCAATGTTTCTGGGCAAACCGACGGCTACGCTACAACTTAGTGCTCTGTCCTGGCGATTTGACGTTCAACAGCCGTCTACAGTACTGCGTCTGA